A single Syngnathoides biaculeatus isolate LvHL_M chromosome 18, ASM1980259v1, whole genome shotgun sequence DNA region contains:
- the ammecr1 gene encoding AMME syndrome candidate gene 1 protein: MGRKRCVGADCSKMAAGCCGVKKQKLSGSPGSGGPGGVGAGSGVAGTGHCGSELGIGSSATVAGAPNVSRANGLGGPGGGGGGGGTGALSPLSLSPAPAPAGYTSSGLAPNLSPGPGPGPGPGSGSGGRKMVVSAEMCCFCFDVLYCHLYGYQPPRTPRFTNDPYPLFVTWKIGRDKRLRGCIGTFSAMNLHSGLREYTLTSALKDSRFPPMTRDELPRLFCSVSLLTNFEDVGDYLDWEVGVHGIRIEFFNEKGSKRTATYLPEVAKEQGWDHIQTIDSLLRKGGYKAPITNDFRKTIKLTRYRSEKMTMGYAEYIAHRQHHHYQNGIGHPLPPYNHYS; encoded by the exons ATGGGTCGGAAGCGGTGTGTAGGTGCAGATTgttccaagatggcggccgggTGCTGCGGGGTGAAGAAGCAGAAGCTGTCGGGATCGCCCGGGTCGGGGGGTCCCGGCGGGGTGGGGGCGGGAAGCGGGGTGGCAGGAACCGGACATTGTGGATCGGAGTTGGGGATTGGCTCCTCGGCGACCGTCGCAGGAGCGCCGAACGTGAGCAGGGCCAACGGCCTGGGGGgacccggcggcggcggcggcggcggcggcacggGCGCTCTGTctcctctgtctctgtctccAGCCCCGGCCCCGGCCGGTTACACTTCATCCGGTCTCGCCCCGAATCTCAGCCCAGGACCTGGACCTGGACCTGGACCTGGATCGGGAAGTGGCGGCAGAAAAATGGTCGTTTCGGCGGAGATGTGCTGCTTCTGCTTTGACGTGCTTTATTGCCATCTGTACGGATACCAACCTCCAAGAACACCCAGGTTTACAAACGATCCCTA cccGCTTTTTGTCACATGGAAAATAGGCAGAGACAAGCGGTTGAGGGGTTGTATAGGTACATTTTCTGCCATGAATCTGCACTCAGGACTCAGGGAGTACACCCTTACCAG TGCCCTTAAAGACAGCCGCTTCCCCCCCATGACAAGGGATGAGCTGCCTCGCCTCTTCTGCTCAGTGTCTCTTCTCACCAACTTTGAAGATGTCGGTGACTACCTTGACTGGGAG GTGGGTGTTCACGGTATTAGGATTGAATTTTTCAATGAGAAAGGATCAAAGCGCACCGCCACCTACCTGCCAGAGGTCGCAAAGGAGCAAG GTTGGGACCACATTCAAACCATCGATTCCTTACTCCGAAAGGGAGGTTACAAAGCTCCCATCACAAATGATTTCAGGAAGACCATCAAGTTAACCAG GTACCGTAGCGAGAAGATGACGATGGGCTACGCGGAGTACATAGCCCACCGCCAACATCACCACTACCAGAACGGCATCGGGCACCCCCTCCCACCCTACAACCATTATTCCTGA